In Candidatus Delongbacteria bacterium, the following are encoded in one genomic region:
- a CDS encoding baseplate J/gp47 family protein, with amino-acid sequence MRTFDEILADLLSAVLAKTPFTNLNPGAALRGILEALASGLAGLYQLVRTVSGALFIQTATGSWLDLKAREVGVRRLIAKQAQIRLTFTRSTPATQDTLIPAGTIVRSRKDSAGRSTRFLTDTDVTLQTGQSATYVTATAETAGIAGNVGPGTVTLIVTPISGIESVTNVDREGIPYLAQEGADAESDRAFRERAIGKWETLGVGGTRGAYHAWAISVPGVQAAMVLDDAPYGPGTVGVVVLGTNGAPTPQLLDDVRVYIRPRQPLTAQLVVSSATITPVALALTIWRLATADQAAVDAAVRLALQGYSEALQLGEGLIRARLVAAVMAVDGVYNVTVDAPTADVAATPAEYLDVDAQAATLVHRVKGRTYQDRVQAPAGEVVPVIEPIDKTVWDF; translated from the coding sequence ATGAGGACCTTCGACGAGATCCTGGCCGATCTCCTCTCGGCCGTCCTGGCCAAGACGCCCTTCACCAACCTGAATCCGGGCGCGGCGCTGCGCGGCATCCTGGAGGCCCTGGCCAGCGGTCTGGCCGGCCTCTACCAGCTGGTGCGGACGGTCAGCGGCGCCCTCTTCATCCAGACTGCCACAGGCTCGTGGCTGGACCTGAAAGCCCGCGAAGTTGGCGTGCGCCGGCTCATCGCCAAGCAGGCCCAGATCCGCCTCACGTTCACGCGATCCACACCGGCCACCCAGGACACGCTAATCCCGGCCGGCACCATAGTGCGCAGCCGAAAGGACTCGGCGGGGAGGAGCACGCGCTTCCTGACGGACACGGACGTCACCCTGCAGACGGGCCAGTCCGCCACCTACGTGACCGCCACGGCCGAGACAGCAGGCATTGCCGGCAACGTCGGCCCGGGCACGGTCACGCTGATCGTCACGCCCATCTCCGGCATCGAGAGTGTCACCAACGTGGACCGGGAGGGCATTCCTTACCTGGCGCAGGAGGGCGCGGACGCCGAGAGCGACCGGGCCTTCCGCGAACGGGCGATTGGCAAGTGGGAGACCCTGGGCGTCGGCGGCACGCGCGGCGCCTACCATGCATGGGCGATAAGTGTGCCAGGCGTGCAAGCGGCCATGGTGCTGGACGACGCGCCCTACGGGCCCGGCACGGTGGGCGTGGTGGTGCTGGGCACGAATGGCGCGCCCACGCCGCAGCTCCTGGACGACGTCAGGGTGTATATCCGCCCGCGGCAACCCCTGACCGCCCAGCTCGTGGTCTCCAGTGCGACCATCACGCCGGTCGCCCTGGCCCTCACCATCTGGCGCCTGGCCACGGCAGACCAGGCTGCGGTGGACGCGGCCGTTCGTCTGGCCCTGCAGGGTTACTCGGAGGCTCTCCAGCTCGGCGAGGGGCTCATCCGCGCGCGCCTCGTGGCGGCCGTCATGGCCGTGGATGGCGTCTACAACGTGACAGTTGACGCGCCCACGGCGGATGTGGCGGCGACGCCGGCCGAGTACCTGGACGTGGACGCCCAGGCGGCCACCCTCGTCCATCGCGTGAAGGGCCGCACCTACCAGGATCGCGTGCAGGCCCCCGCCGGC